One region of Longimicrobium sp. genomic DNA includes:
- a CDS encoding ATP-binding protein — MSLRKRIVLTLLLITAILVIPAAIGLSGLFRLQRIAQELRLRDTRAASTLGELRTDLEELRSAQDNFVVIATGDTAVFWRGQADAAARRIGVELDSLAARTEPSPEYRRAVASARRQWRGLAGAVRQEQELIGRGETDAAGTFRQNVVRNAFATMDDAIEPISDALQREGEARVQQAQEVASQIASLALVALAVALALTLLVGFLMTRAMLRPIEELRRGMALVAEGDFEPEVHIPTERSDEIGDLARSFRTMTTQLAELDRLKAEFVSVASHEIKTPLSVIKGYVSLLADGIYGAVSDTQRRTLAAISDQVDRLTRLVHRLLDISRFEAGGGRLEVRRINVRDFLEELTGGFRVLAFQNKVDFTVNVADDVPVNLEGDADRLNEVLGNLLSNAFKFTPSGGRVCLDATRDGTGVVVEVADTGVGIPPSKLPKIFEKFYQVDNDAQPRSVGSGLGLAIAREIVEAHGGTIGAASEVGKGTTFRVVLPERPPAHAAVQPGRTT, encoded by the coding sequence GTGAGCCTGCGCAAGCGCATCGTCCTCACGCTGCTGCTGATCACGGCGATCCTGGTGATCCCGGCGGCGATCGGCCTGTCGGGGCTGTTCCGGCTGCAGAGGATCGCGCAGGAGCTGCGCCTGCGCGACACCCGGGCCGCCTCCACCCTCGGCGAGCTCCGCACCGACCTCGAGGAGCTGCGCTCGGCGCAGGACAACTTCGTGGTGATCGCGACCGGCGACACCGCGGTATTCTGGCGCGGCCAGGCCGACGCCGCGGCGCGCCGGATCGGGGTGGAGCTGGACAGCCTGGCGGCGCGCACGGAGCCCTCTCCCGAGTACCGCCGCGCCGTGGCGTCCGCGCGCCGGCAGTGGCGGGGGCTGGCGGGAGCCGTCCGCCAAGAGCAGGAGCTGATCGGGCGGGGCGAGACGGATGCGGCCGGGACCTTCCGCCAGAACGTGGTGCGGAACGCCTTCGCGACGATGGACGACGCGATCGAGCCGATCTCCGACGCCCTCCAGCGCGAGGGGGAGGCGCGGGTGCAGCAGGCGCAGGAGGTGGCGAGCCAGATCGCCTCGCTCGCGCTGGTCGCGCTGGCCGTGGCGCTGGCGCTCACGCTGCTGGTGGGGTTCCTGATGACGCGGGCGATGCTCCGGCCGATCGAGGAGCTCCGGCGGGGGATGGCGCTGGTGGCGGAGGGCGACTTCGAGCCCGAGGTGCACATCCCCACCGAGCGCTCCGACGAGATCGGCGACCTGGCGCGCTCGTTCCGCACCATGACCACGCAGCTGGCCGAGCTGGACCGGCTGAAGGCCGAGTTCGTTTCGGTGGCCTCGCACGAGATCAAGACGCCGCTCAGCGTGATCAAGGGGTACGTCTCGCTCCTGGCCGACGGGATCTACGGCGCGGTGAGCGACACGCAGCGCCGCACCCTGGCGGCCATCTCCGACCAGGTGGACCGCCTCACCCGCCTGGTGCACCGCCTGCTCGACATCAGCCGCTTCGAGGCGGGGGGCGGCCGGCTGGAGGTGCGCCGCATCAACGTGCGCGACTTCCTGGAGGAGCTGACCGGCGGGTTTCGCGTCCTGGCGTTCCAGAACAAGGTAGACTTCACGGTGAACGTGGCCGACGACGTCCCGGTGAACCTGGAGGGCGACGCCGACCGGCTGAACGAGGTGCTCGGCAACCTGCTCTCCAACGCGTTCAAGTTCACCCCCAGCGGCGGGCGCGTGTGCCTGGACGCCACCCGCGACGGGACGGGGGTGGTGGTGGAGGTGGCCGACACGGGGGTGGGGATCCCGCCGAGCAAGCTGCCGAAGATCTTCGAGAAGTTCTACCAGGTGGACAACGACGCGCAGCCGCGCTCGGTGGGCTCGGGGCTGGGGCTGGCCATCGCGCGCGAGATCGTGGAGGCCCATGGCGGCACGATCGGTGCTGCGAGCGAAGTGGGCAAAGGGACAACGTTCCGCGTCGTGCTTCCCGAGCGGCCGCCCGCGCACGCGGCGGTGCAGCCGGGGCGAACCACCTGA
- the mazG gene encoding nucleoside triphosphate pyrophosphohydrolase: protein MLDRALALVEFLRARCPWDRAQTSLSLQPHLLEEAHEVAEAIASGDPETLCDELGDLLLNLAFQVVIAEEAGRFGRGDVVAVLEQKMRRRHPHLWGDGEPESWEEVKARERARRPRGGVLDGLAAGMDPLLRAYRIQERVAGVGFDWAEARGAWEKVREETEEVGRELEEGRHEELEEELGDLLFAVVNLARLAGAHPTSALSRANQKFSRRFGALERLAAERGVVLGEATLQELDRLWDEVKRVERGGAPGPPPEGGG, encoded by the coding sequence GTGCTGGACCGCGCCCTGGCGCTGGTCGAGTTCCTCCGCGCGCGCTGCCCCTGGGACCGGGCGCAGACCTCCCTCTCGCTCCAGCCGCACCTGCTCGAGGAGGCCCACGAGGTGGCCGAGGCGATCGCCTCCGGCGACCCCGAGACGCTCTGCGACGAGCTGGGCGACCTGCTGCTGAACCTGGCGTTCCAGGTGGTGATCGCGGAGGAGGCCGGCCGGTTCGGGCGGGGCGACGTGGTCGCGGTGCTGGAGCAAAAGATGCGCCGACGCCACCCTCACCTGTGGGGCGACGGCGAGCCCGAGTCGTGGGAGGAGGTCAAGGCGCGCGAGCGCGCACGGCGCCCCCGCGGGGGCGTGCTGGACGGCCTGGCGGCGGGGATGGACCCGCTGCTGCGCGCCTACCGCATCCAGGAGCGGGTGGCGGGGGTGGGGTTCGACTGGGCGGAGGCGCGCGGGGCGTGGGAGAAGGTGCGCGAGGAGACGGAGGAAGTGGGGCGCGAGCTGGAGGAGGGGCGCCACGAGGAGCTGGAGGAGGAGCTGGGCGACCTCCTCTTCGCGGTGGTGAACCTGGCCCGGCTGGCGGGCGCGCACCCCACGTCGGCGCTGTCGCGCGCGAACCAGAAGTTCTCGCGCCGCTTCGGCGCCCTGGAGCGCCTGGCGGCCGAGCGCGGCGTGGTGCTGGGAGAGGCGACGCTGCAGGAGCTGGACCGGCTGTGGGACGAGGTCAAGCGGGTCGAGCGCGGGGGCGCGCCGGGCCCCCCGCCGGAGGGCGGGGGGTGA
- the alr gene encoding alanine racemase, protein MSDPQTDPSRAWVEVDLAALQRNLLRVRAAAPGAGLVPMLKANAYGLGTAAVLGAVREALAPDGPWAVGVAAVAEGEALRALGWAGRVVVFAPAPPAEYPRAARAGLALAVSELDAAERWAACAREAGKRLAFHAEIDTGMGRAGFPAGAAAEWGPRLAALTGDLLAWEGCFTHFHSADEPDLGPTDEQVRRFRAALALLPPEPEGAPRRLLHCANSAAALRRGGYGMDLVRPGIFLYGGAAGPGVVPEPVAALRARVGLVRRVPPGHTVGYGATYAARRAEVWATLAVGYGDGLPRALAPAGGEALLNGRRAPLVGRISMDMTVADVTDVPGVRAGDIATLFGRDGAGEIGVDEVAARVGTISYEILTGLTGRLPRVYAGGSNP, encoded by the coding sequence GTGTCCGATCCGCAAACCGACCCGTCGCGCGCCTGGGTGGAGGTGGACCTCGCCGCCCTGCAGCGCAACCTGCTCCGCGTGCGGGCCGCCGCCCCCGGGGCGGGGCTCGTCCCCATGCTCAAGGCGAACGCCTACGGGCTGGGGACCGCCGCCGTGCTCGGCGCCGTCCGCGAGGCGCTGGCGCCCGACGGGCCGTGGGCGGTCGGCGTGGCGGCCGTGGCCGAGGGAGAGGCGCTCCGCGCGCTGGGGTGGGCGGGGCGCGTCGTCGTCTTCGCCCCCGCCCCCCCGGCCGAGTACCCCCGCGCCGCCCGCGCCGGCCTCGCCCTGGCCGTCTCCGAACTGGACGCGGCGGAGCGCTGGGCGGCGTGCGCGCGGGAGGCGGGGAAGCGGCTCGCCTTCCATGCCGAGATCGACACCGGGATGGGGCGCGCCGGCTTCCCCGCCGGGGCGGCCGCCGAGTGGGGGCCGCGCCTGGCCGCGCTCACCGGGGATCTTTTGGCCTGGGAAGGGTGTTTCACGCACTTCCATTCGGCCGACGAGCCCGACCTGGGGCCCACGGACGAGCAGGTGCGCCGCTTCCGGGCGGCGCTCGCGCTCCTGCCGCCCGAGCCGGAGGGAGCCCCGCGGCGGCTCCTCCACTGCGCCAACAGCGCGGCGGCGCTCAGGCGCGGGGGGTACGGGATGGACCTGGTGCGCCCGGGGATCTTCCTCTACGGCGGCGCCGCGGGGCCGGGCGTCGTTCCCGAGCCCGTGGCCGCGCTCCGCGCCCGGGTGGGGCTGGTGCGCCGGGTGCCGCCGGGGCACACGGTGGGGTACGGCGCCACCTACGCCGCCCGCCGGGCGGAAGTCTGGGCCACCCTGGCCGTCGGCTACGGCGACGGCCTCCCGCGCGCCCTCGCGCCGGCCGGGGGGGAAGCCCTCCTGAACGGCAGGAGGGCGCCGCTGGTGGGTCGCATCTCCATGGACATGACCGTGGCGGACGTGACCGACGTCCCCGGCGTCCGCGCGGGCGACATCGCCACCCTCTTCGGCCGCGACGGGGCCGGGGAGATCGGCGTGGACGAGGTGGCGGCCCGCGTGGGTACCATCTCGTACGAGATCCTGACGGGCCTGACCGGCCGCCTGCCGCGCGTGTACGCGGGCGGCTCCAACCCATGA
- a CDS encoding response regulator codes for MTAQGDAPLLLVVDDDAVNVELLCDLLEALGYRVLGAHGGEAALHAVRERRPDLVLLDVMMPGMNGYEVCRRLKADPATAAVPVVFVTALSDTDDKVKAIEAGGDDFLTKPFNRPVLVARIRSLLKLKTASDALERSYRKLQELERLKDDLTRMVVHDLKSPLASVLGTLELAVDGDLGPLSAEQRRFLCDARDRGEDALRIIDNLLDLTRLEESRVQLEPRDLDVSRLLAEVAGAWTVRAEQLGSRVVAEGPAGVAARADEGLLRRVLANLVGNALRHAGRGVTVRLSAVPSEGASVQFTVADDGVGIAPEHHEAIFRKWESLKVPGVGEDSSGLGLTFCKLAVEAHGGRIWVQSRPGEGSAFHFLVPARVPEPAGV; via the coding sequence GTGACCGCGCAGGGCGACGCTCCGCTCCTGCTCGTCGTCGACGACGACGCCGTCAACGTCGAGCTGCTCTGCGACCTCCTGGAGGCGCTGGGCTACCGCGTCCTGGGGGCGCACGGCGGCGAGGCCGCCCTGCACGCCGTCCGCGAGCGCCGGCCCGACCTGGTGCTGCTGGACGTGATGATGCCGGGGATGAACGGCTACGAGGTGTGCCGGCGGCTCAAGGCGGACCCCGCCACGGCCGCCGTCCCCGTCGTCTTCGTCACCGCCCTCTCCGACACCGACGACAAGGTCAAGGCCATCGAGGCCGGCGGCGACGACTTCCTCACCAAGCCGTTCAACCGCCCGGTGCTGGTGGCGCGCATCCGCTCGCTCCTGAAGCTCAAGACCGCCAGCGACGCCCTGGAGCGCTCGTACCGCAAGCTGCAGGAGCTGGAGCGGCTCAAGGACGACCTCACCCGCATGGTGGTGCACGACCTGAAGAGCCCGCTGGCCTCGGTGCTGGGGACGCTGGAGCTGGCGGTGGACGGCGACCTGGGCCCGCTCTCGGCCGAGCAGCGCCGCTTCCTCTGCGACGCCCGCGACCGCGGGGAAGACGCGCTCCGCATCATCGACAACCTGCTGGACCTCACCCGGCTGGAGGAGAGCCGCGTGCAGCTGGAGCCGCGCGACCTGGACGTCTCGCGGCTCCTGGCCGAGGTGGCCGGCGCCTGGACGGTGCGCGCCGAGCAGCTCGGCTCGCGCGTGGTGGCCGAGGGGCCGGCGGGGGTGGCGGCGCGCGCCGACGAGGGGCTCCTGCGCCGCGTGCTGGCCAACTTGGTGGGCAACGCGCTGCGCCACGCGGGGCGCGGGGTGACGGTGCGGCTCTCGGCGGTCCCCTCGGAGGGCGCCTCGGTGCAGTTCACCGTGGCCGACGACGGGGTGGGGATCGCGCCGGAGCACCACGAGGCGATCTTCCGCAAGTGGGAGAGCCTGAAGGTCCCCGGCGTGGGCGAGGACTCGTCGGGGCTGGGGCTCACCTTCTGCAAGCTGGCCGTGGAGGCGCACGGCGGCCGCATCTGGGTGCAGAGCCGCCCCGGCGAGGGGTCGGCGTTCCACTTCCTGGTTCCCGCGCGGGTGCCGGAGCCGGCGGGGGTGTGA
- a CDS encoding S41 family peptidase, translating into MRLKRTVVAPALVAGVALVSGGWLLQRGVGGQESVFQRARIFDEVLHFVESRYVDEHSESDLYQKAIEGMLQELGDPHTVFMTADEYAQLHLQTSGEYGGLGIQISSHEGYITAVGVLPGTPAEKAGIRVGDQLLEIDGKDAKGWTDDFAVKVLRGPKGTPVQLKVRRVGVDQPMQFTIVRDEIHVQSVPYAYMVAPGIGYLSLSVFAESSTDEMRAAIERLKGQGARKLILDLRTNPGGLLDQGVSVSDLFLRPGQSIVETRSRNPGESETYRATTQETYGDLPLVVLVDAYSASAAEIVAGALQDHDRALVVGATTFGKGSVQSLFRLSGGNFLKMTTGKWYTPVGRSIQKPFRENGAAADDGGEGTITPQGQAVPEDSTRRQPYRTDGGRTVFGGGGIVPDVTVKPDTASAAEKAFYAAVSKQASKFNDVMLRYAVEYERRTPNLSRDFQVTPEMRRELFNRLRAAGLEITFEQMEGARRLIDARLVDEIARSKFGPSVAAMRNDVNDRALQEAVRLLQRSTDQASLFRAAQQQVATQPR; encoded by the coding sequence ATGAGACTGAAGCGTACCGTGGTGGCGCCCGCGCTGGTGGCCGGCGTCGCCCTGGTGTCGGGCGGCTGGCTCCTGCAGCGGGGCGTCGGCGGCCAGGAGAGCGTCTTCCAGCGCGCGCGGATCTTCGACGAGGTGCTGCACTTCGTCGAGAGCCGCTACGTCGACGAGCACTCCGAGAGCGACCTGTACCAGAAGGCGATCGAGGGGATGCTGCAGGAGCTGGGCGACCCGCACACCGTCTTCATGACGGCCGACGAGTACGCGCAGCTGCACCTGCAGACCTCGGGCGAGTACGGCGGGCTGGGGATCCAGATCTCCAGCCACGAGGGGTACATCACCGCGGTGGGCGTCCTCCCCGGCACCCCGGCCGAGAAGGCGGGGATCCGCGTGGGCGACCAGCTGCTGGAGATCGACGGCAAGGACGCCAAGGGGTGGACCGACGACTTCGCGGTGAAGGTGCTGCGCGGGCCGAAGGGGACGCCGGTGCAGCTCAAGGTGCGCCGCGTGGGCGTCGACCAGCCGATGCAGTTCACCATCGTGCGCGACGAGATCCACGTGCAGTCCGTCCCCTACGCCTACATGGTGGCGCCGGGGATCGGCTACCTGAGCCTGAGCGTCTTCGCCGAGAGCTCCACCGACGAGATGCGCGCGGCGATCGAGCGGCTGAAGGGGCAGGGGGCGCGCAAGCTGATCCTGGACCTGCGCACCAACCCGGGCGGGCTGCTGGACCAGGGCGTGTCGGTGTCGGACCTGTTCCTGCGCCCCGGGCAGTCGATCGTGGAGACGCGCTCGCGCAACCCGGGCGAGAGCGAGACGTACCGCGCCACCACGCAGGAGACCTACGGCGACCTGCCGCTGGTGGTGCTGGTGGACGCCTACAGCGCCAGCGCCGCCGAGATCGTGGCGGGGGCGCTGCAGGACCACGACCGCGCGCTGGTGGTGGGCGCCACCACCTTCGGCAAGGGGTCGGTGCAGTCGCTCTTCCGGCTCTCGGGGGGCAACTTCCTGAAGATGACCACGGGGAAGTGGTACACGCCCGTGGGCCGCTCCATCCAGAAGCCGTTCCGCGAGAACGGCGCCGCGGCGGACGACGGCGGGGAGGGGACCATCACCCCGCAGGGGCAGGCGGTGCCCGAGGACAGCACGCGCCGGCAGCCGTACCGCACCGACGGCGGGCGCACGGTGTTCGGCGGCGGCGGGATCGTCCCCGACGTGACCGTGAAGCCCGACACGGCCAGCGCGGCGGAGAAGGCGTTCTACGCGGCGGTCTCGAAGCAGGCCAGCAAGTTCAACGACGTGATGCTGCGCTACGCGGTGGAGTACGAGCGCAGGACGCCGAACCTGAGCCGCGACTTCCAGGTCACGCCCGAGATGCGGCGCGAGCTGTTCAACCGGCTGCGCGCGGCGGGGCTGGAGATCACCTTCGAGCAGATGGAGGGCGCCCGGCGCCTGATCGACGCCCGGCTGGTGGACGAGATCGCCCGGTCGAAGTTCGGGCCGTCGGTGGCGGCCATGCGCAACGACGTGAACGACCGCGCGCTGCAGGAGGCCGTGCGCCTGCTCCAGCGCTCCACCGACCAGGCGTCGCTCTTCCGCGCCGCCCAGCAGCAGGTGGCGACGCAGCCGCGCTGA
- a CDS encoding asparaginase: MTEADCVVEVARGGVPESRHRVHVAVVDAEGRLRACAGDPDLVSFFRSSAKPIQALPLVEDGAFERYGLSLGELALCCGSHSGSAEHTRTAEAILAKAGVAADALACGPHPPFDDEARRALQEAGLEPGRLHNNCSGKHAGMIMLARAHGWDPAEYQRPEHPVQGRILAEVSRWTRVPLEAIALGNDGCGVVCFALPLRHMALAFAGLAAAVRQGERAPATVVEAMTSFPEMVAGTGRVCTDLMRQAGGRLFAKVGAEGMYCVGVPGAELGIALKVEDGAARAVAPAILAVLRELDLISEDDFGALHHHVFPDVLNTRGEVVGQIRPRVRLRVPDA, translated from the coding sequence ATGACCGAAGCGGACTGCGTGGTGGAGGTGGCGCGCGGGGGCGTGCCGGAGTCGCGGCACCGCGTGCACGTGGCGGTGGTGGACGCCGAGGGGCGGCTGCGCGCCTGCGCGGGCGACCCCGACCTGGTGAGCTTCTTCCGCTCCTCCGCCAAGCCGATCCAGGCGCTGCCGCTGGTGGAGGACGGCGCCTTCGAGCGCTACGGGCTCTCGCTGGGCGAGCTGGCGCTCTGCTGCGGCTCGCACTCGGGGAGCGCGGAGCACACGCGCACGGCCGAGGCGATCCTGGCCAAGGCGGGGGTCGCGGCCGACGCGCTGGCGTGCGGGCCGCACCCGCCCTTCGACGACGAGGCGCGGCGCGCGCTGCAGGAGGCGGGGCTCGAGCCCGGGCGGCTGCACAACAACTGCTCGGGGAAGCACGCGGGGATGATCATGCTGGCCCGCGCCCACGGCTGGGACCCGGCCGAGTACCAGCGCCCCGAGCACCCGGTGCAGGGCCGCATCCTGGCCGAGGTCTCGCGCTGGACGCGGGTGCCGCTGGAGGCGATCGCGCTGGGGAACGACGGGTGCGGGGTGGTGTGCTTCGCGCTCCCGCTCCGGCACATGGCGCTGGCTTTCGCCGGCCTCGCCGCGGCGGTGCGGCAGGGCGAGCGCGCGCCGGCCACCGTGGTGGAGGCGATGACGTCGTTCCCCGAGATGGTGGCGGGGACGGGCCGCGTCTGCACCGACCTGATGCGGCAGGCGGGGGGGCGGCTCTTCGCCAAGGTGGGGGCCGAGGGGATGTACTGCGTGGGCGTCCCCGGCGCGGAGCTGGGGATCGCGCTCAAGGTGGAGGACGGGGCGGCGCGAGCGGTGGCGCCGGCGATCCTGGCGGTGCTGCGCGAGCTGGACCTGATCTCGGAGGACGACTTCGGGGCGCTGCACCACCACGTCTTCCCCGACGTGCTCAACACGCGCGGCGAGGTGGTGGGGCAGATCCGCCCGCGGGTGCGCCTGCGGGTGCCCGATGCCTGA
- a CDS encoding carboxymuconolactone decarboxylase family protein — MPEARRALLRLAAALGTRDEPSIRAAMEEAARAVEPGAVDEVILQSHLFVGFPDALNALGLWREVSGTPAPASPGEDPAGWEARGERVCAAVYGANYARLRENVRALHPDVDGWMVAGGYGRVIGRPGLDLATRELCIAALLAVWNVPRQLHSHLRGALNAGASAAEVDEAVEAACGYMGEAAAGRVRALWGEIRAKAGPHPPP, encoded by the coding sequence ATGCCTGAGGCGCGCCGCGCGCTCCTGCGTCTCGCCGCCGCACTGGGCACGCGCGACGAGCCGTCGATTCGCGCGGCGATGGAGGAGGCGGCTCGGGCGGTGGAGCCCGGCGCGGTGGACGAGGTGATCCTCCAGTCGCACCTGTTCGTCGGCTTTCCCGACGCGCTGAACGCGCTGGGGCTCTGGCGGGAGGTGAGCGGGACGCCGGCCCCCGCCTCGCCCGGGGAGGACCCGGCGGGGTGGGAGGCGCGCGGCGAGCGGGTGTGCGCGGCGGTCTACGGGGCGAACTACGCCCGGTTGCGCGAGAACGTGCGCGCGCTGCACCCCGACGTGGACGGGTGGATGGTGGCGGGCGGCTACGGCCGGGTGATCGGCCGCCCGGGGCTGGACCTGGCCACGCGCGAGCTGTGCATCGCTGCATTGCTGGCGGTCTGGAACGTGCCTCGCCAGCTGCACTCGCACCTGCGCGGGGCGCTGAACGCGGGCGCGTCGGCGGCCGAGGTGGACGAGGCGGTGGAGGCCGCCTGCGGCTACATGGGCGAGGCGGCGGCGGGGCGGGTGCGGGCGCTCTGGGGCGAGATCCGCGCGAAGGCGGGCCCTCACCCGCCGCCTTAG
- the obgE gene encoding GTPase ObgE, whose product MFLDQATIQVKAGDGGPGASSFRREKFVPRGGPDGGDGGNGADVVLVGDPQLSTLMDFRYQQHYRAENGGKGSGSTSTGRSGEPLVLRVPLGTVVRDEESGEVIGEVLERGQELVVARGGRGGWGNARFATATNQAPRRADPGQPGEERRIALELKLIADVGLVGEPNAGKSTFLAAVSAATPKVADYPFTTLAPNLGVVGLSDSRSFVVADIPGIIEGAHEGKGLGLQFLRHIERTRTLAVMIPADALEVQAEYAKLRAELEAYSAELAAKPHCVVFTKADLLPPDWPEPRVDAPEAWGQFTISSVSRRGLDPLLEGLWAHATREAEREQPEEAPQPWTP is encoded by the coding sequence GTGTTCCTCGACCAGGCGACCATCCAGGTGAAGGCGGGCGACGGGGGGCCCGGGGCGTCGAGCTTCCGGCGTGAGAAGTTCGTGCCCCGCGGCGGGCCCGACGGGGGCGACGGGGGGAACGGGGCCGACGTGGTGCTGGTCGGCGACCCGCAGCTCTCCACGCTGATGGACTTCCGCTACCAGCAGCACTACCGCGCCGAGAACGGGGGGAAGGGCTCCGGCTCCACCTCCACCGGCCGGAGCGGCGAGCCCCTCGTCCTTCGCGTCCCCCTCGGCACCGTGGTGCGCGACGAGGAGTCGGGCGAGGTGATCGGCGAGGTGCTGGAGCGGGGCCAGGAGCTCGTCGTCGCGCGCGGCGGGCGCGGCGGGTGGGGGAACGCGCGCTTCGCCACCGCCACCAACCAGGCGCCCCGCCGCGCCGACCCCGGCCAGCCGGGCGAGGAGCGCCGCATCGCGCTGGAGCTCAAGCTGATCGCCGACGTGGGACTGGTGGGCGAGCCGAACGCGGGGAAGAGCACCTTCCTGGCGGCGGTCTCGGCGGCGACGCCCAAGGTGGCCGACTACCCGTTCACCACGCTGGCGCCCAACCTGGGCGTGGTGGGGCTCTCGGACAGCCGCTCGTTCGTGGTGGCCGACATCCCCGGGATCATCGAGGGGGCGCACGAGGGGAAGGGGCTGGGGCTGCAGTTCCTCCGCCACATCGAGCGCACCCGCACGCTGGCGGTGATGATCCCGGCGGACGCGCTGGAGGTGCAGGCGGAGTACGCGAAGCTGCGCGCGGAGCTGGAGGCGTACTCGGCGGAGCTGGCGGCCAAGCCGCACTGCGTGGTGTTCACCAAGGCCGACCTGCTCCCGCCGGACTGGCCGGAGCCGCGCGTGGACGCGCCGGAGGCCTGGGGGCAGTTCACCATCTCGTCGGTCTCGCGGCGGGGGCTGGACCCGCTGCTGGAAGGGCTTTGGGCGCACGCGACGCGCGAGGCGGAGCGCGAGCAGCCCGAGGAAGCGCCGCAGCCTTGGACGCCCTGA
- the dprA gene encoding DNA-processing protein DprA: MDALTMPLAASALEPLLRLAVVPGIGPARLSALLARFGSAERVLSASPDEVAALPGFGPEFVRRVLSAGSDEGRERARVALESLGRVGAGAVTPDDLAYPEAFRSLPDPPYLLFAAGDLDLLGAPGIGVVGTRDPTDYGARAAAALAGDLARAGYAIVSGMAKGIDAAAHAAALDAGGATLGVLGHGIDRVYPPENRRLFERVRERGLLVTELAPGEDPAAGNFPRRNRLIAALSLGVLVVEMGEKSGAQHTVTYALEQGKEVFAVPGPIGSPQSAGTNQLLKEGARLVTSAHDILEELQGVGLPRPLAPVQHAGLPESPDVPPPPPPELAPEEAAVFAALGRDPRHVDDLAAETNLAPSNVLAALLGLELKELAESLPGKQFRRR, from the coding sequence TTGGACGCCCTGACGATGCCGCTCGCCGCTTCCGCGCTGGAGCCGCTCCTGCGCCTGGCCGTGGTCCCCGGGATCGGCCCGGCGCGCCTCTCGGCCCTCCTCGCCCGCTTCGGCTCGGCGGAGCGCGTGCTCTCGGCCTCGCCGGACGAGGTGGCGGCGCTCCCCGGCTTCGGGCCGGAGTTCGTGCGTCGCGTGCTCTCCGCCGGCTCGGACGAGGGGCGGGAGCGCGCCCGGGTGGCGCTGGAGTCGCTCGGCCGCGTCGGCGCCGGCGCCGTCACGCCGGACGACCTGGCGTATCCCGAGGCGTTCCGCTCGCTCCCCGATCCTCCCTACCTGCTCTTCGCCGCCGGCGACCTGGACCTGCTGGGCGCGCCGGGGATCGGCGTGGTCGGCACGCGCGACCCGACGGACTACGGGGCGCGCGCGGCGGCCGCGCTGGCGGGCGACCTGGCGCGCGCGGGCTACGCGATCGTCAGCGGGATGGCGAAGGGGATCGACGCGGCGGCGCACGCGGCGGCGCTGGACGCGGGCGGCGCCACTCTGGGCGTGCTCGGCCACGGGATCGACCGCGTGTACCCGCCCGAGAACCGGCGCCTGTTCGAGCGGGTGCGCGAGCGCGGGCTGCTGGTGACGGAGCTGGCGCCGGGCGAGGACCCTGCCGCGGGGAACTTCCCCCGCCGCAACCGGCTGATCGCGGCGCTCAGCCTGGGCGTGCTGGTCGTCGAGATGGGCGAGAAGAGCGGCGCGCAGCACACGGTGACCTACGCGCTGGAGCAGGGGAAGGAGGTCTTCGCCGTCCCCGGCCCGATCGGCTCGCCGCAGAGCGCGGGGACCAACCAGCTGCTGAAGGAGGGCGCGCGCCTGGTCACCTCCGCGCACGACATCCTGGAGGAGCTGCAGGGGGTCGGCCTCCCGCGCCCGCTGGCGCCGGTCCAGCACGCTGGCCTCCCCGAGTCTCCCGACGTGCCTCCGCCCCCGCCGCCGGAGCTGGCGCCCGAGGAGGCGGCGGTCTTCGCCGCGCTCGGCCGCGACCCCCGCCACGTGGACGATCTCGCGGCCGAGACGAACCTGGCCCCCAGCAACGTGCTCGCGGCGCTCCTCGGCCTGGAGCTGAAGGAGCTGGCGGAGTCGCTGCCGGGGAAGCAGTTCCGCAGGAGGTAG
- a CDS encoding MbcA/ParS/Xre antitoxin family protein: MEKNRELRRLLQAVFRDEAAARTWLHSSVPMLGGQTPASLVKAGQADEVIAVLAGLASGAHI; this comes from the coding sequence ATGGAGAAGAATCGCGAATTGAGGCGCCTGCTCCAGGCGGTATTCCGAGACGAAGCCGCCGCACGGACCTGGCTTCATTCGAGCGTGCCGATGCTGGGCGGGCAAACCCCCGCTTCGCTCGTGAAAGCGGGTCAGGCTGACGAGGTGATTGCGGTTCTCGCCGGTCTCGCGTCGGGAGCCCATATCTGA